The candidate division KSB1 bacterium genome has a window encoding:
- a CDS encoding S9 family peptidase: MKVKFGFLTVLLFAAAMGHAEAGRITVDWLVSGEPNRIEATAEYEWTDGEWAIYYDSRLPEEERTFERLDPKTGRRSPLLDARQAMSSLYSLLGEDAPKKLSWPIAFDRAGRRALYQFRNDLFVLELESATFKRLTDDEGEEGAPLLSPDGATVAFIREHDLYTVDTQSGAVRRRTFDGSETLLNGEPSWVYWEEIFDHRDNLYWWSPDSRSLAFLQSDQSAVSVMTFVDFQPAQPRVLTQYYPKAGQQNPSVRLGIIEMDREGVVWADLPDEFEYIVNVEWLPHSRSLALLTLDRAQRRLDLFLVDRGTGAARRILRETDEDWIDHYPPFFLSDGRRFIWTSERSGFAHLYLYDFVGRLIRQITAGEWSVLPFGMYASGEQPVLAVDEKAGWVYFLSNKDRSVERQLYRARLNGGRIERMTPEAGTHQPRFSRSGRYYFDRFSSASSLPSLTLRRDNRLLATIAPARPELVDSLDLCFPEFLTLRARDGFPLPAMIYKPKDFDPRKKYPVIFYVYGGPSAPTVVDQWNRGIYFYQMLLDAGYLVMSIDNRASAYIGKKVVKSLNGRVMGQVELDDLSDAVSEVCSWPFVDPQRLGIYGASGGGTYTLLAMTRTELFKAGISRAPVTDWHFYDTKFTELIMKRPEDNPEGYAETSLVAAAKNLHGRLLLIHGTYDDNVHIQNTWAFAEELIKAGKVFEMMIYPMRKHGIYDQEGRKHLYLLMLDFWKRNL; encoded by the coding sequence ATGAAGGTCAAATTCGGCTTTCTTACGGTTCTTTTGTTTGCAGCAGCGATGGGCCATGCGGAGGCTGGCCGCATCACCGTCGATTGGCTGGTAAGCGGCGAACCGAATCGGATTGAGGCGACGGCCGAATACGAATGGACCGATGGAGAATGGGCGATCTATTACGATTCCCGCCTGCCGGAAGAGGAACGCACCTTCGAGCGCCTCGATCCGAAGACCGGTCGCAGGTCACCGTTGCTCGATGCTCGCCAGGCAATGAGCTCTCTTTATTCCTTATTGGGCGAGGATGCCCCGAAAAAGCTTTCCTGGCCGATTGCCTTCGATCGGGCCGGCCGCCGCGCCCTTTATCAGTTCCGGAACGACCTCTTTGTGCTCGAACTTGAATCGGCAACCTTTAAGCGACTAACGGATGACGAAGGCGAAGAAGGCGCGCCTTTGCTCTCACCGGACGGTGCGACCGTCGCATTTATTCGCGAACATGACCTTTACACGGTCGATACCCAAAGCGGCGCTGTGCGGCGTCGTACCTTTGACGGCTCGGAAACGCTGCTCAACGGCGAGCCCTCCTGGGTCTATTGGGAAGAAATCTTTGATCACCGCGATAACCTCTATTGGTGGTCGCCGGATTCGCGCAGCCTGGCCTTCCTGCAGAGCGATCAGTCGGCGGTCAGCGTCATGACTTTTGTCGATTTTCAACCGGCGCAACCGCGCGTTTTGACGCAATACTATCCTAAAGCCGGTCAGCAGAACCCGTCCGTCCGTTTGGGCATTATCGAAATGGACCGCGAAGGAGTTGTCTGGGCCGATCTGCCCGACGAGTTCGAGTACATCGTCAACGTCGAATGGTTGCCGCACAGCCGCTCGTTGGCGTTGCTGACGCTCGATCGCGCCCAGCGCCGGCTCGACCTCTTTCTCGTCGACCGCGGCACCGGCGCAGCGCGGAGAATTCTGCGCGAAACCGACGAGGATTGGATCGATCACTACCCGCCGTTCTTTCTATCCGACGGCCGACGCTTTATTTGGACTTCGGAACGGAGCGGCTTTGCCCACCTCTATCTCTACGACTTCGTCGGCCGACTGATCCGCCAGATTACCGCAGGCGAATGGTCGGTGCTGCCCTTCGGCATGTATGCCTCCGGCGAGCAGCCGGTTTTGGCCGTCGATGAAAAAGCCGGCTGGGTTTACTTTTTGTCGAACAAGGATCGCTCGGTCGAGCGACAGCTCTACCGAGCGCGTTTAAACGGCGGGCGGATCGAACGGATGACACCTGAAGCCGGTACTCACCAGCCGCGCTTCAGTCGAAGCGGACGTTACTACTTTGATCGCTTTTCTTCCGCATCCTCTCTTCCCAGCCTTACGCTGCGGCGCGACAATCGACTACTCGCGACGATTGCTCCGGCGCGGCCAGAACTGGTCGATTCCCTCGACCTTTGCTTTCCCGAATTTTTAACCTTGCGCGCGCGCGACGGCTTTCCGCTGCCGGCAATGATTTACAAACCGAAGGATTTCGATCCGCGAAAGAAATATCCGGTCATTTTTTATGTGTACGGTGGCCCTTCGGCGCCGACCGTGGTCGATCAGTGGAATCGCGGCATTTATTTCTATCAGATGCTGCTCGACGCCGGTTACTTGGTCATGTCGATTGACAATCGTGCTTCGGCTTATATCGGTAAAAAGGTCGTCAAATCGCTCAACGGCCGCGTGATGGGGCAAGTGGAGCTGGACGATTTATCGGATGCAGTGAGCGAGGTCTGTTCATGGCCTTTTGTCGATCCTCAGAGGTTGGGCATATACGGCGCCAGCGGCGGCGGAACGTATACCCTGCTGGCCATGACCCGCACCGAGTTGTTCAAAGCCGGTATTTCGCGCGCTCCGGTTACCGATTGGCATTTTTACGACACCAAATTTACTGAATTGATCATGAAACGTCCGGAGGACAATCCTGAAGGTTACGCCGAAACCTCTTTGGTTGCCGCAGCCAAAAATCTGCACGGCCGCCTGCTGCTCATTCACGGCACTTACGATGATAATGTTCACATTCAAAATACCTGGGCCTTTGCCGAGGAGCTGATCAAAGCGGGCAAGGTGTTCGAGATGATGATTTATCCCATGCGCAAACACGGCATTTACGATCAAGAAGGGCGCAAACATCTCTATCTGCTCATGCTGGATTTTTGGAAAAGAAATTTATAG